From a single Athene noctua chromosome 2, bAthNoc1.hap1.1, whole genome shotgun sequence genomic region:
- the ZEB1 gene encoding zinc finger E-box-binding homeobox 1 isoform X2 yields MADGPRCKRRKQANPRRNNVTNYNNVVEANSDSDDEDKLHIVEEESVTDAADCDASVPEDDLPTDHTVLPENSEREGSTNSCWEDEVKEDECDSDAENEQNHDPNVEEFLQQEDTAVIYPEAPEEDQRQGTPEASGQDENGTPDAFSQLLTCPYCDRGYKRFTSLKEHIKYRHEKNEDNFSCSLCSYTFAYRTQLDRHMTSHKSGRDQRHVTQSSGNRKFKCTECGKAFKYKHHLKEHLRIHSGEKPYECPNCKKRFSHSGSYSSHISSKKCIGLMPVNGRARSGLKTSQCSSPSLSASPGSPARPQIRQKIENKPLQEQLPVNQIKTEPVDYEFKPIVVASGINCSAPLQNGVFSGGSPLQATSSPQGVVQAVVLPTVGLVSPISINLSDIQNVLKVAVDGNVIRQVLENNHANLASKEQETISNASIQQAGHSLISAISLPLVDQDGTTKIIINYSLEQPSQLQVVPQNLKKENSVPTNNCKNEKLPEDLTVKSEKDKNFEGETNDSTCLLCDDCPGDLNALPELKHYETKNPPQLPQPSGTEAEKPDSPVPSETGENNLSPGQPPVKNLLSLLKAYYALNAQPSAEELSKIADSVNLPLDVVKKWFEKMQAGQISVQSSGPSSPEQVKLSSPTDNDDQASTTNVNEPQNSTNNSQNPVNTTKSQTLPGGSTLNGSRSSTPSPSPLNLSSSRNSQGYTYTAEGVQEEPQIEPLDLSLPKQHGELLERSTITSVYQNSVYSVQEEPLNLTCAKKEPQKDNSITDSDPIVNVIPPSANPINIAIPTVTAQLPTIVAIADQNSVPCLRALAANKQTILIPQVAYTYSTTVSPAVQETPPKQTQANGNQDERQDTSSEGVSNVEDQNDSDSTPPKKKMRKTENGMYACDLCDKIFQKSSSLLRHKYEHTGKRPHECGICKKAFKHKHHLIEHMRLHSGEKPYQCDKCGKRFSHSGSYSQHMNHRYSYCKREAEERDSTEQEETGQEVLSNEHAGARASPSQIDSDERESLTREEEEDSEKEEEEEEEKEIEGLQEEKECRKLQEVEDEEDEEEEEEKTEGNKNDEAVNQASNAEPEVIQNNGQVSEEKNK; encoded by the exons TCACCAATTATAATAACGTGGTAGAAGCAAACTCAGATTCAGATGATGAAGATAAATTGCATATAGTGGAAGAAGAAAGTGTAACTGATGCGGCAGACTGTGATGCTAGTGTGCCAGAAGATGACTTGCCAACAGACCATACAGTATTACCAGAAAACAGTGAAAGAGAAGGGAGCACAAACAGTTGCTGGGAAGATGAAG TAAAAGAAGATGAATGTGATTCTGATgcagaaaatgaacaaaaccatgaCCCTAATGTTGAAGAATTTCTTCAACAAGAAGATACAGCTGTTATCTACCCTGAAGCACCTGAGGAGGACCAGAGACAAGGCACGCCAGAAGCTAGTGGTCAGGATGAAAATG GAACACCTGATGCATTTTCCCAACTGCTTACTTGCCCATATTGCGATCGAGGTTACAAGCGTTTTACCTCTCTGAAGGAACACATTAAATACCgccatgaaaaaaatgaagataactTTAGTTGCTCCTTGTGCAGTTACACGTTTGCATACAGAACACAGCTCGACCGCCACATGACATCACACAAATCAGGAAGAGATCAA AGACATGTGACGCAGTCCAGTGGTAATCGAAAGTTCAAGTGCACTGAATGCggaaaagcttttaaatataaacatcACCTAAAGGAGCACCTACGAATCCACAGTG gAGAGAAGCCATATGAGTGCCCAAACTGCAAGAAACGTTTTTCCCATTCTGGTTCATACAGTTCACACATAAGCAGTAAGAAGTGTATTGGTTTGATGCCCGTGAATGGTCGAGCCCGGTCAGGGCTCAAGACGTCTCAGTgctcctccccttccctttctGCATCACCAGGTAGCCCAGCAAGACCACAGATACGACAAAAGATAGAAAATAAACCCTTGCAAGAGCAACTTCCTGTTAACCAAATTAAAACTGAACCTGTGGATTATGAATTCAAGCCCATAGTGGTTGCTTCAGGAATTAATTGTTCAGCCCCTTTGCAGAACGGGGTTTTTAGTGGTGGTAGCCCATTGCAGGCAACCAGTTCTCCTCAGGGTGTGGTGCAAGCTGTTGTTCTACCAACAGTAGGTCTGGTGTCTCCCATAAGCATCAATTTAAGTGACATTCAAAATGTACTTAAAGTGGCAGTGGATGGTAATGTAATAAGGCAAGTATTGGAAAACAATCATGCTAATCTTGCATCCAAAGAACAAGAAACAATCAGCAATGCATCTATACAACAAGCTGGCCATTCCCTCATTTCAGCTATCAGTCTTCCTTTGGTTGACCAAGATGGGACAACCAAAATTATCATCAACTACAGCTTGGAGCAGCCAAGTCAACTTCAGGTTGTTccacaaaatctgaaaaaagaaaactctgtTCCTACAAATAattgcaaaaatgaaaaattaccaGAAGATCTTACAGTAAAGTCTGAGAAAGATAAGAACTTTGAAGGAGAGACCAATGATAGCACTTGTCTTCTTTGTGatgactgtccaggagatcttaACGCACTTCCAGAATTAAAGCACTATGAAACGAAAAATCCTCCTCAGCTTCCTCAGCCCAGTGGAACAGAAGCTGAGAAACCCGACTCCCCTGTCCCATCAGAAACTGGGGAGAACAACTTATCTCCTGGTCAGCCACCTGTAAAGAACCTTTTATCGCTCCTAAAAGCGTATTATGCATTAAATGCACAACCAAGCGCAGAAGAGCTTTCAAAAATAGCAGATTCAGTAAACCTACCACTGGATGTGGTAAAAAAGTGGTTTGAAAAAATGCAAGCTGGACAAATTTCTGTGCAGTCTTCTGGACCATCTTCTCCTGAACAAGTTAAATTAAGCAGTCCCACAGATAATGATGATCAAGCATCAACTACAAATGTAAACGAACCCCAGAACAGCACAAATAATTCACAAAATCCTGTCAATACAACAAAATCTCAGACTTTACCAGGAGGATCAACTCTGAATGGTTCACGCAGTAGCACGCCATCCCCATCGCCACTAAACCTTTCTTCATCAAGAAATTCACAGGGTTATACGTACACAGCAGAGGGTGTACAAGAAGAGCCACAAATTGAACCTCTTGACCTTTCGCTACCAAAGCAACATGGAGAACTATTGGAAAGATCTACCATAACTAGTGTTTACCAGAACAGTGTTTATTCTGTCCAAGAAGAACCTTTGAACTTAACTTGTGcaaaaaaagaaccacaaaagGACAACAGTATTACAGACTCTGATCCTATTGTAAATGTAATCCCACCAAGTGCCAATCCCATAAATATTGCTATACCTACAGTCACTGCCCAGTTACCTACAATTGTTGCCATTGCTGACCAGAACAGTGTTCCATGCTTGAGAGCTCTTGCTGCCAATAAGCAAACCATTTTGATTCCACAGGTGGCTTATACATACTCTACTACAGTTAGTCCTGCAGTTCAAGAAACACCACCAAAACAGACCCAAGCCAATGGAAATCAG GATGAAAGGCAAGACACTAGCTCAGAAGGAGTATCGAATGTAGAAGATCAAAATGATTCTGATTCAACACCCccaaagaaaaagatgagaaagacagaaaatgggaTGTATGCATGTGATTTATGTGACAAAATATTCCAGAAGAGCAGCTCATTATTGAGACATAAGTATGAACACACAG GTAAAAGACCTCATGAGTGTGGAATCtgtaaaaaagcatttaaacacaAACACCATTTGATCGAACACATGCGACTGCATTCTGGGGAAAAACCCTACCAATGTGACAAATGTGGAAAGAGGTTTTCACACTCGGGGTCTTACTCTCAACACATGAATCATCGCTACTCCTATTGCAAAAGAGAGGCAGAAGAGCGTGACAGCACAGAACAGGAGGAGACAGGCCAGGAGGTTCTCAGTAACGAGCATGCTGGTGCCAGGGCATCTCCATCACAGATCGACTCAGATGAGAGAGAGAGTCTAAccagggaagaagaggaagatagtgaaaaagaggaagaggaggaagaagaaaaagagatagaaggacttcaggaagaaaaagaatgtagAAAACTACAAGAAGTAGAGgatgaagaagatgaagaagaagaagaagagaaaaccGAAGGTAACAAGAATGATGAAGCTGTAAATCAAGCAAGCAATGCAGAACCAGAAGTTATACAGAATAATGGGCAggtgtcagaagaaaaaaacaaataa
- the ZEB1 gene encoding zinc finger E-box-binding homeobox 1 isoform X1: MADGPRCKRRKQANPRRNNVTNYNNVVEANSDSDDEDKLHIVEEESVTDAADCDASVPEDDLPTDHTVLPENSEREGSTNSCWEDEAGKETKEILGPEAQTDEVGCAVKEDECDSDAENEQNHDPNVEEFLQQEDTAVIYPEAPEEDQRQGTPEASGQDENGTPDAFSQLLTCPYCDRGYKRFTSLKEHIKYRHEKNEDNFSCSLCSYTFAYRTQLDRHMTSHKSGRDQRHVTQSSGNRKFKCTECGKAFKYKHHLKEHLRIHSGEKPYECPNCKKRFSHSGSYSSHISSKKCIGLMPVNGRARSGLKTSQCSSPSLSASPGSPARPQIRQKIENKPLQEQLPVNQIKTEPVDYEFKPIVVASGINCSAPLQNGVFSGGSPLQATSSPQGVVQAVVLPTVGLVSPISINLSDIQNVLKVAVDGNVIRQVLENNHANLASKEQETISNASIQQAGHSLISAISLPLVDQDGTTKIIINYSLEQPSQLQVVPQNLKKENSVPTNNCKNEKLPEDLTVKSEKDKNFEGETNDSTCLLCDDCPGDLNALPELKHYETKNPPQLPQPSGTEAEKPDSPVPSETGENNLSPGQPPVKNLLSLLKAYYALNAQPSAEELSKIADSVNLPLDVVKKWFEKMQAGQISVQSSGPSSPEQVKLSSPTDNDDQASTTNVNEPQNSTNNSQNPVNTTKSQTLPGGSTLNGSRSSTPSPSPLNLSSSRNSQGYTYTAEGVQEEPQIEPLDLSLPKQHGELLERSTITSVYQNSVYSVQEEPLNLTCAKKEPQKDNSITDSDPIVNVIPPSANPINIAIPTVTAQLPTIVAIADQNSVPCLRALAANKQTILIPQVAYTYSTTVSPAVQETPPKQTQANGNQDERQDTSSEGVSNVEDQNDSDSTPPKKKMRKTENGMYACDLCDKIFQKSSSLLRHKYEHTGKRPHECGICKKAFKHKHHLIEHMRLHSGEKPYQCDKCGKRFSHSGSYSQHMNHRYSYCKREAEERDSTEQEETGQEVLSNEHAGARASPSQIDSDERESLTREEEEDSEKEEEEEEEKEIEGLQEEKECRKLQEVEDEEDEEEEEEKTEGNKNDEAVNQASNAEPEVIQNNGQVSEEKNK; this comes from the exons TCACCAATTATAATAACGTGGTAGAAGCAAACTCAGATTCAGATGATGAAGATAAATTGCATATAGTGGAAGAAGAAAGTGTAACTGATGCGGCAGACTGTGATGCTAGTGTGCCAGAAGATGACTTGCCAACAGACCATACAGTATTACCAGAAAACAGTGAAAGAGAAGGGAGCACAAACAGTTGCTGGGAAGATGAAG ctggaaaagaaacaaaggaaatcctGGGGCCTGAAGCTCAGACAGATGAAGTTGGATGTGCAG TAAAAGAAGATGAATGTGATTCTGATgcagaaaatgaacaaaaccatgaCCCTAATGTTGAAGAATTTCTTCAACAAGAAGATACAGCTGTTATCTACCCTGAAGCACCTGAGGAGGACCAGAGACAAGGCACGCCAGAAGCTAGTGGTCAGGATGAAAATG GAACACCTGATGCATTTTCCCAACTGCTTACTTGCCCATATTGCGATCGAGGTTACAAGCGTTTTACCTCTCTGAAGGAACACATTAAATACCgccatgaaaaaaatgaagataactTTAGTTGCTCCTTGTGCAGTTACACGTTTGCATACAGAACACAGCTCGACCGCCACATGACATCACACAAATCAGGAAGAGATCAA AGACATGTGACGCAGTCCAGTGGTAATCGAAAGTTCAAGTGCACTGAATGCggaaaagcttttaaatataaacatcACCTAAAGGAGCACCTACGAATCCACAGTG gAGAGAAGCCATATGAGTGCCCAAACTGCAAGAAACGTTTTTCCCATTCTGGTTCATACAGTTCACACATAAGCAGTAAGAAGTGTATTGGTTTGATGCCCGTGAATGGTCGAGCCCGGTCAGGGCTCAAGACGTCTCAGTgctcctccccttccctttctGCATCACCAGGTAGCCCAGCAAGACCACAGATACGACAAAAGATAGAAAATAAACCCTTGCAAGAGCAACTTCCTGTTAACCAAATTAAAACTGAACCTGTGGATTATGAATTCAAGCCCATAGTGGTTGCTTCAGGAATTAATTGTTCAGCCCCTTTGCAGAACGGGGTTTTTAGTGGTGGTAGCCCATTGCAGGCAACCAGTTCTCCTCAGGGTGTGGTGCAAGCTGTTGTTCTACCAACAGTAGGTCTGGTGTCTCCCATAAGCATCAATTTAAGTGACATTCAAAATGTACTTAAAGTGGCAGTGGATGGTAATGTAATAAGGCAAGTATTGGAAAACAATCATGCTAATCTTGCATCCAAAGAACAAGAAACAATCAGCAATGCATCTATACAACAAGCTGGCCATTCCCTCATTTCAGCTATCAGTCTTCCTTTGGTTGACCAAGATGGGACAACCAAAATTATCATCAACTACAGCTTGGAGCAGCCAAGTCAACTTCAGGTTGTTccacaaaatctgaaaaaagaaaactctgtTCCTACAAATAattgcaaaaatgaaaaattaccaGAAGATCTTACAGTAAAGTCTGAGAAAGATAAGAACTTTGAAGGAGAGACCAATGATAGCACTTGTCTTCTTTGTGatgactgtccaggagatcttaACGCACTTCCAGAATTAAAGCACTATGAAACGAAAAATCCTCCTCAGCTTCCTCAGCCCAGTGGAACAGAAGCTGAGAAACCCGACTCCCCTGTCCCATCAGAAACTGGGGAGAACAACTTATCTCCTGGTCAGCCACCTGTAAAGAACCTTTTATCGCTCCTAAAAGCGTATTATGCATTAAATGCACAACCAAGCGCAGAAGAGCTTTCAAAAATAGCAGATTCAGTAAACCTACCACTGGATGTGGTAAAAAAGTGGTTTGAAAAAATGCAAGCTGGACAAATTTCTGTGCAGTCTTCTGGACCATCTTCTCCTGAACAAGTTAAATTAAGCAGTCCCACAGATAATGATGATCAAGCATCAACTACAAATGTAAACGAACCCCAGAACAGCACAAATAATTCACAAAATCCTGTCAATACAACAAAATCTCAGACTTTACCAGGAGGATCAACTCTGAATGGTTCACGCAGTAGCACGCCATCCCCATCGCCACTAAACCTTTCTTCATCAAGAAATTCACAGGGTTATACGTACACAGCAGAGGGTGTACAAGAAGAGCCACAAATTGAACCTCTTGACCTTTCGCTACCAAAGCAACATGGAGAACTATTGGAAAGATCTACCATAACTAGTGTTTACCAGAACAGTGTTTATTCTGTCCAAGAAGAACCTTTGAACTTAACTTGTGcaaaaaaagaaccacaaaagGACAACAGTATTACAGACTCTGATCCTATTGTAAATGTAATCCCACCAAGTGCCAATCCCATAAATATTGCTATACCTACAGTCACTGCCCAGTTACCTACAATTGTTGCCATTGCTGACCAGAACAGTGTTCCATGCTTGAGAGCTCTTGCTGCCAATAAGCAAACCATTTTGATTCCACAGGTGGCTTATACATACTCTACTACAGTTAGTCCTGCAGTTCAAGAAACACCACCAAAACAGACCCAAGCCAATGGAAATCAG GATGAAAGGCAAGACACTAGCTCAGAAGGAGTATCGAATGTAGAAGATCAAAATGATTCTGATTCAACACCCccaaagaaaaagatgagaaagacagaaaatgggaTGTATGCATGTGATTTATGTGACAAAATATTCCAGAAGAGCAGCTCATTATTGAGACATAAGTATGAACACACAG GTAAAAGACCTCATGAGTGTGGAATCtgtaaaaaagcatttaaacacaAACACCATTTGATCGAACACATGCGACTGCATTCTGGGGAAAAACCCTACCAATGTGACAAATGTGGAAAGAGGTTTTCACACTCGGGGTCTTACTCTCAACACATGAATCATCGCTACTCCTATTGCAAAAGAGAGGCAGAAGAGCGTGACAGCACAGAACAGGAGGAGACAGGCCAGGAGGTTCTCAGTAACGAGCATGCTGGTGCCAGGGCATCTCCATCACAGATCGACTCAGATGAGAGAGAGAGTCTAAccagggaagaagaggaagatagtgaaaaagaggaagaggaggaagaagaaaaagagatagaaggacttcaggaagaaaaagaatgtagAAAACTACAAGAAGTAGAGgatgaagaagatgaagaagaagaagaagagaaaaccGAAGGTAACAAGAATGATGAAGCTGTAAATCAAGCAAGCAATGCAGAACCAGAAGTTATACAGAATAATGGGCAggtgtcagaagaaaaaaacaaataa
- the ZEB1 gene encoding zinc finger E-box-binding homeobox 1 isoform X4, with product MADGPRCKRRKQANPRRNNVTNYNNVVEANSDSDDEDKLHIVEEESVTDAADCDASVPEDDLPTDHTVLPENSEREGSTNSCWEDEGTPDAFSQLLTCPYCDRGYKRFTSLKEHIKYRHEKNEDNFSCSLCSYTFAYRTQLDRHMTSHKSGRDQRHVTQSSGNRKFKCTECGKAFKYKHHLKEHLRIHSGEKPYECPNCKKRFSHSGSYSSHISSKKCIGLMPVNGRARSGLKTSQCSSPSLSASPGSPARPQIRQKIENKPLQEQLPVNQIKTEPVDYEFKPIVVASGINCSAPLQNGVFSGGSPLQATSSPQGVVQAVVLPTVGLVSPISINLSDIQNVLKVAVDGNVIRQVLENNHANLASKEQETISNASIQQAGHSLISAISLPLVDQDGTTKIIINYSLEQPSQLQVVPQNLKKENSVPTNNCKNEKLPEDLTVKSEKDKNFEGETNDSTCLLCDDCPGDLNALPELKHYETKNPPQLPQPSGTEAEKPDSPVPSETGENNLSPGQPPVKNLLSLLKAYYALNAQPSAEELSKIADSVNLPLDVVKKWFEKMQAGQISVQSSGPSSPEQVKLSSPTDNDDQASTTNVNEPQNSTNNSQNPVNTTKSQTLPGGSTLNGSRSSTPSPSPLNLSSSRNSQGYTYTAEGVQEEPQIEPLDLSLPKQHGELLERSTITSVYQNSVYSVQEEPLNLTCAKKEPQKDNSITDSDPIVNVIPPSANPINIAIPTVTAQLPTIVAIADQNSVPCLRALAANKQTILIPQVAYTYSTTVSPAVQETPPKQTQANGNQDERQDTSSEGVSNVEDQNDSDSTPPKKKMRKTENGMYACDLCDKIFQKSSSLLRHKYEHTGKRPHECGICKKAFKHKHHLIEHMRLHSGEKPYQCDKCGKRFSHSGSYSQHMNHRYSYCKREAEERDSTEQEETGQEVLSNEHAGARASPSQIDSDERESLTREEEEDSEKEEEEEEEKEIEGLQEEKECRKLQEVEDEEDEEEEEEKTEGNKNDEAVNQASNAEPEVIQNNGQVSEEKNK from the exons TCACCAATTATAATAACGTGGTAGAAGCAAACTCAGATTCAGATGATGAAGATAAATTGCATATAGTGGAAGAAGAAAGTGTAACTGATGCGGCAGACTGTGATGCTAGTGTGCCAGAAGATGACTTGCCAACAGACCATACAGTATTACCAGAAAACAGTGAAAGAGAAGGGAGCACAAACAGTTGCTGGGAAGATGAAG GAACACCTGATGCATTTTCCCAACTGCTTACTTGCCCATATTGCGATCGAGGTTACAAGCGTTTTACCTCTCTGAAGGAACACATTAAATACCgccatgaaaaaaatgaagataactTTAGTTGCTCCTTGTGCAGTTACACGTTTGCATACAGAACACAGCTCGACCGCCACATGACATCACACAAATCAGGAAGAGATCAA AGACATGTGACGCAGTCCAGTGGTAATCGAAAGTTCAAGTGCACTGAATGCggaaaagcttttaaatataaacatcACCTAAAGGAGCACCTACGAATCCACAGTG gAGAGAAGCCATATGAGTGCCCAAACTGCAAGAAACGTTTTTCCCATTCTGGTTCATACAGTTCACACATAAGCAGTAAGAAGTGTATTGGTTTGATGCCCGTGAATGGTCGAGCCCGGTCAGGGCTCAAGACGTCTCAGTgctcctccccttccctttctGCATCACCAGGTAGCCCAGCAAGACCACAGATACGACAAAAGATAGAAAATAAACCCTTGCAAGAGCAACTTCCTGTTAACCAAATTAAAACTGAACCTGTGGATTATGAATTCAAGCCCATAGTGGTTGCTTCAGGAATTAATTGTTCAGCCCCTTTGCAGAACGGGGTTTTTAGTGGTGGTAGCCCATTGCAGGCAACCAGTTCTCCTCAGGGTGTGGTGCAAGCTGTTGTTCTACCAACAGTAGGTCTGGTGTCTCCCATAAGCATCAATTTAAGTGACATTCAAAATGTACTTAAAGTGGCAGTGGATGGTAATGTAATAAGGCAAGTATTGGAAAACAATCATGCTAATCTTGCATCCAAAGAACAAGAAACAATCAGCAATGCATCTATACAACAAGCTGGCCATTCCCTCATTTCAGCTATCAGTCTTCCTTTGGTTGACCAAGATGGGACAACCAAAATTATCATCAACTACAGCTTGGAGCAGCCAAGTCAACTTCAGGTTGTTccacaaaatctgaaaaaagaaaactctgtTCCTACAAATAattgcaaaaatgaaaaattaccaGAAGATCTTACAGTAAAGTCTGAGAAAGATAAGAACTTTGAAGGAGAGACCAATGATAGCACTTGTCTTCTTTGTGatgactgtccaggagatcttaACGCACTTCCAGAATTAAAGCACTATGAAACGAAAAATCCTCCTCAGCTTCCTCAGCCCAGTGGAACAGAAGCTGAGAAACCCGACTCCCCTGTCCCATCAGAAACTGGGGAGAACAACTTATCTCCTGGTCAGCCACCTGTAAAGAACCTTTTATCGCTCCTAAAAGCGTATTATGCATTAAATGCACAACCAAGCGCAGAAGAGCTTTCAAAAATAGCAGATTCAGTAAACCTACCACTGGATGTGGTAAAAAAGTGGTTTGAAAAAATGCAAGCTGGACAAATTTCTGTGCAGTCTTCTGGACCATCTTCTCCTGAACAAGTTAAATTAAGCAGTCCCACAGATAATGATGATCAAGCATCAACTACAAATGTAAACGAACCCCAGAACAGCACAAATAATTCACAAAATCCTGTCAATACAACAAAATCTCAGACTTTACCAGGAGGATCAACTCTGAATGGTTCACGCAGTAGCACGCCATCCCCATCGCCACTAAACCTTTCTTCATCAAGAAATTCACAGGGTTATACGTACACAGCAGAGGGTGTACAAGAAGAGCCACAAATTGAACCTCTTGACCTTTCGCTACCAAAGCAACATGGAGAACTATTGGAAAGATCTACCATAACTAGTGTTTACCAGAACAGTGTTTATTCTGTCCAAGAAGAACCTTTGAACTTAACTTGTGcaaaaaaagaaccacaaaagGACAACAGTATTACAGACTCTGATCCTATTGTAAATGTAATCCCACCAAGTGCCAATCCCATAAATATTGCTATACCTACAGTCACTGCCCAGTTACCTACAATTGTTGCCATTGCTGACCAGAACAGTGTTCCATGCTTGAGAGCTCTTGCTGCCAATAAGCAAACCATTTTGATTCCACAGGTGGCTTATACATACTCTACTACAGTTAGTCCTGCAGTTCAAGAAACACCACCAAAACAGACCCAAGCCAATGGAAATCAG GATGAAAGGCAAGACACTAGCTCAGAAGGAGTATCGAATGTAGAAGATCAAAATGATTCTGATTCAACACCCccaaagaaaaagatgagaaagacagaaaatgggaTGTATGCATGTGATTTATGTGACAAAATATTCCAGAAGAGCAGCTCATTATTGAGACATAAGTATGAACACACAG GTAAAAGACCTCATGAGTGTGGAATCtgtaaaaaagcatttaaacacaAACACCATTTGATCGAACACATGCGACTGCATTCTGGGGAAAAACCCTACCAATGTGACAAATGTGGAAAGAGGTTTTCACACTCGGGGTCTTACTCTCAACACATGAATCATCGCTACTCCTATTGCAAAAGAGAGGCAGAAGAGCGTGACAGCACAGAACAGGAGGAGACAGGCCAGGAGGTTCTCAGTAACGAGCATGCTGGTGCCAGGGCATCTCCATCACAGATCGACTCAGATGAGAGAGAGAGTCTAAccagggaagaagaggaagatagtgaaaaagaggaagaggaggaagaagaaaaagagatagaaggacttcaggaagaaaaagaatgtagAAAACTACAAGAAGTAGAGgatgaagaagatgaagaagaagaagaagagaaaaccGAAGGTAACAAGAATGATGAAGCTGTAAATCAAGCAAGCAATGCAGAACCAGAAGTTATACAGAATAATGGGCAggtgtcagaagaaaaaaacaaataa